A stretch of the Musa acuminata AAA Group cultivar baxijiao chromosome BXJ2-7, Cavendish_Baxijiao_AAA, whole genome shotgun sequence genome encodes the following:
- the LOC135617837 gene encoding formin-like protein 1, with protein sequence MPSVPSTSSSATPAATSPPVPMHSRRALHVPFFPLPSTPPAESPSGFPKYPSSATPFFPFYPSTPPPPPPPPTPASGHPTFPANISSLTFPGSRSAPPPRHSSAVVAAVLLPLLALGLLAAAAVLFLRRRRRRLLRGHYSDKDDARSDSDRLFPADSAASDGGDPKLSPSAAASSEFLYPGTLVDARRGVYGEDGGHLAADPLSGSLDPKLGSPELLPLPPLPRQFRHGHEKGEMGGSSSEEFYSPRLSSTEKGSSGRLAGERLSSSRRTYPAAVEKCGSRNSTLSTPSYPSSIVASSPPSSPVASSCRAGSSPGHSSGRSLKSRSERSRAESLVFASPPPPPPPPPPPPLRPLTPSPPKRKPPSPSPPSSPAQKESERKVEISDLAGQSLRPSMTAGHFSGNPFVVSKQPGIPQRQPPPPPPPPPPPPPVGYWESQVRKPQGKHLPVGVKTSSAVDYTTYPRENSDEMEKTEDTPRPKLKPLHWDKVQASSNRAMVWDQLKSSSFQVNEEMIETLFISKATNAKPKETTKWQVLPLPTQENKVLDPKKSQNIAILLRALNVTKEEVCEALLEGNADSLGTELLETLLKMAPSKEEEHKLKEYKDDSPFKLGPAEKFLKALLDVPFAFKRLDAMLYIANFDSEVNFLKKSFETLEAACEELRSSRLFIKLLEAVLKTGNRMNVGTNRGDAHAFKLDTLLKLVDVKGTDGKTTLLHFVVQEIIRAEGSRLSATDNSAAKTQTNTLQDGLECRKLGLRVVAGLGGELSNVKKAAAMDSDILSSYVSKLAGGIGKINEVLRLNKASDSKDDSQRFHDAMDRFLTRAEDDIIKVQAQESVALSLVKEITEYFHGNSAKEEAHPFRIFMVVRDFLAVLDRVCKEVGRINERTIISLAQQFPVPVNPTLPPVFPRFHALRPEGSDEDEISLSS encoded by the exons ATGCCATCAGTGCCATCCACTTCATCATCAGCAACGCCAGCAGCAACATCACCGCCCGTTCCCATGCACAGCAGAAGAGCACTCCACGTTCCTTTTTTCCCGCTTCCTTCCACTCCTCCGGCGGAGTCACCTTCCGGCTTCCCAAAATACCCCTCCTCGGCCACCCCCTTCTTCCCGTTCTACCCCTCCAccccgcccccgccgccgccgccacccacgCCCGCCTCCGGGCATCCCACCTTCCCCGCCAACATATCCTCCCTCACCTTTCCAGGCTCCCGCTCCGCCCCTCCCCCCCGCCATAGCTCTGCGGTCGTCGCCGccgtcctcctccccctcctcgccCTTGGTCTCCTTGCCGCCGCCGCCGTGCTCTTCCTTCGCCGACGTCGCCGGCGTCTTCTCCGCGGGCATTACTCCGACAAGGACGACGCCCGCTCCGACTCCGACCGCCTCTTCCCCGCCGACTCCGCCGCTTCCGACGGCGGCGACCCCAAGCTGTCCCCTTCCGCAGCTGCGTCATCCGAATTCCTCTACCCCGGGACCCTCGTTGACGCCCGCCGCGGCGTCTACGGCGAAGATGGTGGCCACCTCGCTGCGGACCCGTTAAGCGGATCGCTCGACCCGAAGCTGGGGTCGCCGGAGCTCCTGCCGCTCCCCCCGCTGCCGCGTCAGTTCCGGCATGGGCATGAAAAAGGGGAGATGGGGGGCTCGTCGTCGGAGGAGTTCTATTCGCCGCGGTTGTCGTCGACGGAGAAGGGAAGCTCTGGAAGGCTGGCGGGCGAGCGGTTGTCGAGCTCCCGGCGGACGTATCCGGCGGCAGTAGAAAAATGTGGGTCTCGGAATTCGACGCTGAGCACGCCGTCGTACCCGTCGTCGATCGTGGCCTCATCCCCTCCGTCATCGCCGGTGGCTTCATCGTGTCGCGCCGGATCCAGCCCCGGCCATTCGAGCGGCAGATCTTTGAAGTCCAGATCTGAAAGGAGTCGGGCGGAAAGTCTTGTATTCGCGTCTCCACCACCGCCTCCACCACCTCCCCCGCCGCCTCCCCTTCGGCCTCTAACACCGTCACCTCCTAAGCGGAAACCCCCGTCGCCTTCGCCACCTTCTTCCCCGGCGCAGAAAGAATCTGAAAGAAAGGTGGAAATTTCTGATCTGGCGGGACAAAGTCTGAGGCCGTCCATGACAGCTGGGCACTTCTCTGGCAATCCATTTGTTGTCAGCAAGCAGCCAGGAATACCACAGAGACAGCCTCCGCCGCCACCGCCTCcacccccaccaccaccaccagttgGATACTGGGAGAGCCAGGTTCGAAAGCCACAGGGAAAACACCTACCAGTTGGAGTGAAGACTTCCTCGGCGGTGGACTACACCACATATCCGAGGGAGAATTCGGATGAAATGGAGAAGACAGAGGATACGCCTCGGCCAAAGTTGAAGCCTTTACACTGGGATAAGGTTCAGGCGAGCTCAAACCGAGCAATGGTGTGGGATCAGTTGAAATCCAGCTCCTTCCA GGTGAACGAGGAAATGATCGAGACTCTGTTTATTTCCAAGGCAacaaatgcaaaacctaaggagacCACCAAGTGGCAGGTCCTTCCATTGCCGACTCAAGAGAACAAGGTGCTCGATCCAAAGAAGTCGCAAAACATTGCTATTCTACTGAGGGCATTGAATGTGACCAAGGAGGAAGTCTGTGAAGCGCTACTGGAAG GTAATGCTGATAGCTTAGGAACTGAACTGCTGGAGACCTTACTAAAGATGGCtcctagcaaagaagaagagcaCAAATTGAAAGAATACAAAGATGATTCCCCATTCAAGCTTGGCCCAGCGGAGAAGTTTCTTAAAGCATTGCTGGATGTACCATTTGCATTTAAAAGACTTGACGCAATGCTTTACATTGCCAATTTTGATTCAGAGGTCAATTTTCTTAAGAAGTCCTTTGAAACTCTGGAG GCTGCCTGTGAAGAGCTGAGGAGCAGCAGGTTGTTCATCAAGCTTCTAGAGGCTGTACTGAAGACTGGGAACCGAATGAATGTCGGTACAAATCGAGGCGATGCACATGCTTTCAAGCTTGACACGTTGCTTAAGCTAGTCGATGTCAAAGGCACTGATGGCAAGACTACACTTCTGCACTTTGTCGTCCAGGAGATTATTAGAGCAGAAGGTTCCCGTCTTTCTGCCACCGATAATTCGGCTGCCAAAACTCAAACCAACACTCTACAAGATGGCCTCGAGTGCAGAAAGCTTGGTCTCCGAGTCGTCGCCGGCTTAGGAGGTGAACTCAGCAATGTTAAGAAGGCAGCTGCAATGGATTCTGACATACTCAGCAGCTACGTCTCTAAGCTCGCTGGAGGGATCGGGAAGATCAATGAGGTGTTGAGATTGAATAAAGCATCTGACTCTAAGGACGACAGCCAGAGATTCCATGACGCCATGGACCGGTTTCTAACGAGGGCAGAGGATGACATTATAAAAGTGCAGGCTCAAGAGAGTGTGGCACTGTCTCTGGTGAAGGAGATAACCGAGTATTTCCATGGTAACTCCGCCAAGGAAGAAGCACATCCCTT